The proteins below are encoded in one region of Vibrio sp. ED004:
- a CDS encoding DUF2867 domain-containing protein → MKKVLVLGASGYVGSQLLPLLLEQGYQVTAAARHIDYLKARTVPHENLSLEYLDLADQAATQALVPDFDLIFFLVHGMAEGHDFIDYELSLARNFVSALGPKNQHIIYLSSLQPQTGDSEHLQARKKTGELLRKGPVPVTELQAGVIIGPGSAAFEIMRDFVYNLPIMIAPKWVDSKANPIALQNLNHYLLKLVQDTPSESQTFEVGGPDIVSYRNQFAHIAKTADRPLRLWATSLLTPKIASYWLGVVTSVPSNIGRALLAGLKHDFIASSTTIREKYPQKLISFESMVEQAIHAEGNFVKSNVWGFDKTAFKRWQAGYGYYPKKTGASITSSASLESLWHVAQQIGSPKQGYFFANALWRTREWLDVLFGGGVPVRQMPEGPNLKVGDKIDSWKVIRCEENQFLSLLFGMKGPGLGRLEITVSDHGDSRELNISAWWHPKGFLGLLYWFAMMPAHLFIFKGMVKAIEKQAKK, encoded by the coding sequence ATGAAGAAAGTACTGGTTTTAGGCGCTTCTGGATATGTTGGTTCGCAACTTCTCCCTCTCCTGCTTGAGCAAGGCTATCAAGTCACGGCAGCAGCGAGGCATATCGACTATTTAAAGGCACGGACCGTACCTCACGAAAACTTATCACTTGAGTATCTTGATCTTGCTGATCAAGCTGCAACGCAAGCTTTAGTCCCCGACTTTGATCTTATCTTCTTCCTCGTTCATGGCATGGCTGAGGGCCACGACTTTATTGATTATGAGCTGAGCTTGGCACGTAACTTTGTTTCTGCCCTTGGGCCAAAGAACCAGCACATCATCTACCTAAGTTCACTTCAACCTCAGACTGGTGATTCAGAGCACCTTCAGGCGAGAAAGAAAACCGGAGAACTCCTTCGTAAAGGGCCGGTACCGGTTACCGAACTTCAGGCAGGCGTTATCATCGGCCCCGGATCTGCGGCATTCGAGATCATGCGAGACTTCGTGTACAACTTGCCGATCATGATTGCGCCAAAGTGGGTCGACTCTAAAGCCAATCCAATTGCTTTGCAGAACCTGAACCACTACCTGCTGAAACTTGTACAAGACACGCCGAGCGAAAGCCAGACCTTTGAGGTTGGCGGACCAGACATTGTCTCTTATCGAAATCAATTTGCTCATATTGCCAAAACCGCCGATCGTCCACTCAGATTATGGGCGACATCGCTACTAACACCAAAGATTGCTTCATATTGGTTAGGCGTGGTGACTTCTGTACCGTCCAACATAGGTAGAGCGCTTCTCGCGGGCTTAAAGCACGACTTCATCGCCAGTTCGACCACCATCAGAGAGAAGTATCCTCAAAAGCTTATCTCGTTCGAAAGCATGGTTGAACAAGCCATTCACGCTGAAGGAAACTTTGTTAAAAGCAACGTATGGGGTTTCGATAAAACCGCCTTCAAACGCTGGCAAGCGGGATACGGTTATTACCCAAAGAAAACAGGCGCAAGTATCACTTCTAGCGCGTCATTAGAATCGCTCTGGCACGTGGCTCAGCAAATTGGAAGCCCGAAGCAGGGTTATTTCTTCGCTAACGCTTTATGGCGCACACGTGAGTGGCTGGATGTTCTGTTCGGTGGCGGTGTACCTGTGCGTCAAATGCCGGAAGGCCCCAATCTAAAAGTCGGTGACAAAATCGATTCGTGGAAAGTGATTCGTTGTGAAGAAAACCAGTTTTTATCTCTTCTTTTTGGTATGAAAGGCCCTGGCTTGGGCAGGCTTGAGATTACTGTCTCTGACCACGGTGATTCTCGCGAGCTGAACATCTCGGCTTGGTGGCATCCAAAGGGCTTTCTAGGGTTACTGTATTGGTTTGCGATGATGCCTGCTCACCTGTTTATCTTTAAAGGCATGGTGAAGGCGATTGAGAAGCAGGCTAAAAAATAG
- a CDS encoding cytochrome-c peroxidase has protein sequence MNNKKLIMSLAGVGILAYLGTVYTVDKNDQRIAAESLAQFSSLDKSSLDYQAMKVLSDKGCAYCHTNESEMPFYSEWPIAKTLMNADIQTGMKHFEITQLFNGIQNNEPVSEVALARIEKVLYDDSMPPKIYQSMHWSAGISNEEKHTLLKWIRQTRADIHQDSPVDDSRREGTLQPIYTQFEVDEDRVKLGKALYHDTRLSGDDTVSCATCHGLDTGGVDNLVGSVGIHGQVGGINAPTVFNSAYNKLQFWDGRANDLQDQAGGPPFNPIEMGSEGWQQIIDKLSSDPELVAKFNKTYDGEITGDTITHAIAEFEKTLVTPNSRFDQYLTGNTDAMDAHEKHGLKLFKQYSCDTCHTGEAMGGETFETMGMKADYFSDRGTDITPEDLGRYNVTAVESDKHKFKVPTLRSIELTAPYFHDGHAETLEQAIFDMGKYQVGVEMSDDEVDAIKAFLKTLTGEYKGNNLSPKAQQQS, from the coding sequence ATGAATAATAAAAAATTAATAATGAGTTTGGCTGGTGTCGGTATCTTGGCTTATTTAGGTACGGTGTATACGGTTGATAAAAACGATCAACGCATTGCCGCTGAAAGTCTCGCGCAATTTTCATCTTTGGATAAGTCGTCTTTAGATTACCAAGCCATGAAAGTGCTCAGTGATAAAGGGTGTGCTTACTGCCACACCAACGAAAGTGAAATGCCTTTCTATTCTGAATGGCCAATCGCGAAAACCCTCATGAATGCCGACATACAAACAGGTATGAAGCACTTTGAAATTACGCAACTCTTCAACGGTATTCAGAATAATGAACCAGTGTCCGAAGTAGCGCTCGCTCGCATTGAAAAGGTGCTCTACGACGATTCTATGCCACCTAAGATCTATCAGTCCATGCACTGGTCAGCAGGCATTTCAAATGAAGAAAAACACACTTTATTAAAGTGGATACGCCAAACAAGAGCAGACATTCACCAAGACTCTCCTGTAGATGACAGCCGCAGAGAAGGTACGCTTCAGCCAATCTACACTCAGTTTGAAGTAGACGAAGACAGAGTAAAGCTGGGCAAAGCGCTCTACCATGACACGCGCCTATCTGGTGACGACACCGTTTCTTGTGCCACTTGCCATGGCTTAGACACAGGTGGTGTCGACAACTTGGTCGGTTCTGTTGGTATTCATGGCCAAGTTGGCGGCATCAATGCACCAACGGTTTTCAACTCAGCGTATAACAAACTGCAGTTTTGGGATGGCAGGGCAAACGACTTGCAAGACCAAGCTGGCGGTCCTCCTTTTAACCCTATTGAAATGGGATCAGAGGGTTGGCAACAGATCATCGATAAACTGAGCAGTGATCCTGAGTTAGTTGCCAAATTCAATAAGACTTATGACGGTGAAATCACCGGTGACACCATCACGCATGCTATCGCCGAATTTGAAAAAACCTTGGTGACACCAAACAGCCGATTCGACCAATACCTGACGGGTAATACTGACGCAATGGACGCTCATGAAAAACATGGACTGAAGCTATTCAAACAATACAGCTGTGATACGTGCCACACGGGTGAAGCCATGGGCGGTGAAACCTTTGAAACCATGGGTATGAAAGCAGACTACTTCTCAGACAGAGGAACGGATATCACTCCAGAGGACTTGGGAAGATACAACGTCACGGCGGTTGAATCCGACAAGCACAAGTTCAAGGTTCCAACGCTGAGAAGCATTGAACTCACTGCGCCCTACTTCCACGACGGCCATGCAGAGACACTAGAACAAGCGATCTTTGATATGGGTAAATATCAAGTGGGTGTCGAAATGAGTGATGATGAAGTGGATGCCATCAAAGCCTTCCTAAAAACGCTAACCGGTGAATACAAGGGAAATAACCTTAGCCCTAAGGCACAGCAGCAGAGCTAA